From the Acetobacter aceti genome, one window contains:
- a CDS encoding NUDIX domain-containing protein, with product MTNIPLPRVGCGAAIFRNGRLLLVQRKRNPEAGHWGLPGGKVDPYEKVADTAAREIDEELGIRIESPELLCVVDQIDRAGEQHWVAPVFLVEAFIGEPVIREPEALADMGWFALSSLPSPLTEATRQALQALRKRAGYR from the coding sequence ATGACAAATATCCCCCTGCCACGTGTCGGTTGCGGGGCCGCGATCTTCCGCAACGGGCGACTCCTGCTCGTTCAGAGAAAACGCAATCCCGAAGCCGGGCACTGGGGTCTACCCGGCGGCAAGGTCGATCCCTATGAGAAAGTCGCCGACACGGCGGCGCGCGAGATCGACGAGGAGCTGGGCATCCGGATCGAATCTCCCGAACTGCTCTGCGTCGTGGACCAGATCGACCGGGCCGGTGAGCAGCATTGGGTCGCGCCGGTTTTCCTGGTGGAAGCCTTCATCGGCGAGCCCGTCATCCGTGAGCCCGAGGCTCTGGCCGACATGGGCTGGTTTGCCCTGTCCTCGCTGCCCTCGCCTCTGACCGAGGCGACCCGGCAAGCGCTTCAGGCTCTTCGGAAACGTGCAGGATATCGTTGA
- a CDS encoding glycosyltransferase, producing the protein MLVYLAGLSALIWAALLGFHGRFWQAGPILRPGKAHKTRPPVSVVIPARDEAESIQICLSSLLAQDYAGQYRIVLTDDRSVDGTGDLARSIADPQGRLTVLDGQPRPDEVWSGKLWAVEQGVAHVRAEQPEEGGYILLTDADIEHDPAHISTLVEKAERDGLDMVSEMVELNCVSSAEKALVPAFVFFFALLYPFSKVADPKSRTAAAAGGTILIRRSALTRIGGIAALRGALIDDCTLAAHVKRSGGRIYLGHSCLARSIRPYPHPRDIWRMIARTAYVQLRYSPLILVGTVLGMLLVWVLPVFLALFGKGPARRLAALAWAASMASYIPTLRRFRMSPFWALLLPVVAMFYTAATVGSAVDHHCGRGVRWKNRSYTGATHSG; encoded by the coding sequence ATGCTGGTTTATCTGGCCGGTCTTTCGGCACTGATCTGGGCCGCCCTGCTCGGCTTTCATGGACGGTTCTGGCAGGCCGGTCCCATTCTGCGTCCCGGTAAGGCGCATAAGACACGTCCTCCCGTCAGTGTGGTCATTCCCGCACGGGACGAGGCCGAGTCCATCCAAATCTGCCTCTCATCCCTTCTGGCGCAGGATTATGCGGGACAGTATCGCATTGTGCTGACCGACGATCGCAGTGTTGACGGAACAGGCGATCTCGCGCGCTCCATAGCGGACCCGCAGGGAAGGCTGACGGTTCTGGATGGACAGCCTCGCCCTGATGAAGTCTGGAGCGGCAAGCTCTGGGCTGTCGAGCAGGGGGTGGCGCATGTCCGGGCGGAGCAGCCGGAAGAGGGCGGCTACATTCTGCTGACCGACGCCGATATCGAGCATGATCCGGCCCATATCTCCACGCTGGTTGAAAAAGCCGAGCGTGATGGGCTCGATATGGTGTCCGAGATGGTGGAGCTGAACTGTGTCAGTTCGGCCGAAAAGGCGCTGGTTCCTGCCTTCGTGTTCTTCTTCGCGCTGCTGTATCCTTTCTCCAAGGTGGCTGATCCCAAAAGCCGGACGGCGGCTGCGGCGGGCGGCACAATTCTTATCCGCCGTTCCGCGCTGACGCGCATTGGCGGTATCGCCGCCCTGCGTGGCGCCCTGATCGATGACTGCACGCTGGCGGCGCACGTCAAGCGATCGGGTGGGCGGATCTATCTCGGTCATTCCTGTCTGGCCCGTTCGATCCGACCCTATCCGCATCCGCGTGACATCTGGCGCATGATCGCCCGCACAGCATACGTTCAGCTGCGTTATTCTCCGTTGATCCTTGTCGGGACGGTGCTGGGGATGCTGCTTGTCTGGGTTCTTCCCGTCTTTCTGGCGCTGTTTGGAAAAGGACCGGCCCGCAGGCTTGCGGCGCTCGCCTGGGCGGCGTCGATGGCGTCCTACATTCCAACATTGCGGCGTTTCCGCATGTCGCCTTTCTGGGCCCTGCTGCTGCCAGTCGTTGCAATGTTCTACACGGCCGCGACGGTCGGATCGGCTGTGGATCATCATTGTGGTCGTGGGGTGAGATGGAAGAACCGGTCTTATACCGGGGCGACGCACTCGGGATAA
- the hpnA gene encoding hopanoid-associated sugar epimerase yields the protein MTAPTLVTGATGFVGSAVARVLLARGHALRLMVRTGSDRRNIADMPVELVEGDLSTPASFAKAVEGCRYVFHVAADYRLWVPDPAPMMAANVEGTRLLMQAAQAAGVEKIVYCSSVAALGLIGDGTVSTEKTPVNEHSVIGIYKKSKYRAEQEVLRMVREQGLKAVVVNPSTPVGPRDIKPTPTGQMILDCAAGRMPAYVDTGVNIVHVDDVAEGHALALERGVVGEQYILGGQNYLLGDLFRMVAEIAHVKPPRIVLPQGVIWPVAVASEWLSRKFGIEPRVTREMLAMSRKKMFFSSDKAIHDLGYAPRPAYDAVKDAINWFRQADMLK from the coding sequence ATGACCGCGCCAACTCTTGTCACAGGTGCTACCGGTTTTGTGGGCTCTGCCGTGGCCCGTGTGCTTCTGGCCCGTGGTCATGCCCTGCGTCTGATGGTCCGCACCGGCAGTGATCGCCGCAATATCGCCGACATGCCGGTCGAACTCGTGGAGGGAGATCTTTCCACCCCTGCCAGCTTCGCCAAGGCGGTCGAGGGATGTCGTTATGTGTTTCACGTCGCGGCGGACTATCGCCTGTGGGTGCCTGATCCGGCTCCGATGATGGCGGCTAATGTCGAGGGCACCCGCCTGCTCATGCAGGCCGCACAGGCGGCTGGCGTGGAAAAAATCGTCTACTGCTCTTCGGTGGCGGCGCTCGGGCTGATTGGTGACGGCACGGTTTCGACAGAAAAAACACCTGTCAACGAACACTCCGTCATCGGGATTTACAAGAAATCCAAATATCGCGCCGAGCAGGAAGTGCTTCGTATGGTGCGCGAGCAGGGGCTGAAGGCTGTCGTCGTCAATCCGTCCACGCCTGTCGGTCCTCGCGATATCAAGCCGACCCCCACGGGACAGATGATTCTGGACTGCGCGGCAGGCCGGATGCCCGCTTATGTCGATACCGGTGTGAATATCGTGCATGTCGATGATGTGGCGGAAGGTCATGCGCTGGCGCTGGAGCGCGGCGTCGTGGGTGAGCAGTATATCCTCGGCGGACAGAACTATCTGTTGGGCGATCTGTTCCGCATGGTGGCTGAGATCGCGCATGTGAAGCCGCCCCGGATCGTCCTCCCGCAGGGAGTGATCTGGCCGGTTGCTGTGGCGTCCGAATGGCTGTCACGCAAATTCGGTATCGAACCGCGCGTGACACGGGAGATGCTGGCGATGTCGCGCAAGAAGATGTTCTTCTCCTCGGACAAGGCCATTCACGACCTCGGCTATGCGCCGCGCCCGGCGTATGACGCCGTCAAGGACGCGATCAACTGGTTCCGTCAGGCTGATATGCTGAAATAA
- a CDS encoding lysylphosphatidylglycerol synthase domain-containing protein, translated as MKKLTILLTLLGLAAITAAMAWNGFDSVAAAVSRIGIVGFFLTILAQLAVDAILGCAWHAAFPTMTYRHLLLARMIRDAASTCLPFSQLGGIVLGIRATSRHHAVKISSIEWPEAACANVVDITTEVLGQIVFILLAVTLLAVGSSSSPLVKPVIIGALLLAVGAAGFIWTQQRGGTAVKRTVRLLGRHIAGQWQATVMDGAGTLQDWMEKAWSRPGRISASAAIHLMGWISSAGVLWLTVYLMGASLSFPDAIAIEGVTCGLMSASFLVPAALGVQEGAYMTLGHAFGLDASLCLALSLLRRGREVSIGIPTLVWWQLSEMRALKARTAQTKPHVLSAGLPDALTDTTEG; from the coding sequence TTGAAAAAACTTACCATCCTTCTCACCCTCCTCGGACTTGCCGCGATTACGGCCGCCATGGCGTGGAACGGCTTTGATTCAGTGGCGGCGGCTGTCTCCCGGATCGGGATTGTCGGCTTCTTCCTGACAATCCTTGCGCAACTGGCCGTGGACGCCATTCTCGGCTGCGCCTGGCATGCCGCCTTCCCCACCATGACCTACAGGCACCTGCTGCTGGCCCGCATGATCCGGGACGCCGCTTCAACCTGCCTGCCTTTTTCCCAACTGGGCGGCATCGTCCTCGGCATCCGCGCCACCAGCCGCCATCATGCCGTGAAAATCTCCTCCATCGAATGGCCGGAAGCCGCCTGCGCCAACGTGGTCGACATCACCACGGAAGTGCTCGGGCAGATCGTCTTCATCCTGCTCGCCGTGACCCTTCTGGCCGTTGGCAGTTCTTCCTCTCCCCTGGTCAAGCCGGTCATCATTGGCGCCCTTCTGCTCGCGGTCGGAGCCGCCGGGTTCATCTGGACCCAGCAGCGTGGCGGAACGGCAGTCAAACGCACGGTGCGCCTGCTCGGCAGACACATCGCGGGACAGTGGCAGGCGACTGTCATGGATGGCGCCGGGACATTGCAGGACTGGATGGAGAAAGCCTGGTCCCGTCCCGGTCGCATTTCCGCTTCGGCAGCCATCCATCTGATGGGCTGGATCAGCAGTGCCGGCGTTCTCTGGCTCACCGTTTATCTGATGGGCGCGTCGCTGAGTTTTCCTGACGCCATCGCCATTGAGGGTGTCACCTGCGGCCTCATGTCGGCTTCATTTCTGGTCCCCGCAGCCCTCGGCGTGCAGGAAGGCGCCTACATGACTCTGGGCCACGCATTCGGGCTTGATGCCTCACTCTGCCTCGCCCTGTCCCTGCTGCGTCGTGGTCGGGAAGTCAGCATCGGCATTCCCACGCTGGTATGGTGGCAGCTTTCGGAAATGCGTGCGCTGAAAGCCCGTACGGCGCAAACCAAGCCACATGTTCTGTCGGCCGGGCTGCCCGACGCCCTGACAGATACAACGGAAGGATAA
- a CDS encoding prephenate/arogenate dehydrogenase family protein, with amino-acid sequence MTDSSDAPTPLFDKLVVIGPGLIGASVLHRARRDKTIARQLVAVDINPAFRERVRELRIADEVTGDAAAAVADADCVLLCVPVGAMGEVAATVIPAMKPGAILTDTGSTKVAVIEAISPFLRPDIPYVPAHPMAGTEYSGPDAGFATLFDNRWCLLTPLPDSSSESVETITALWRLCGARTRDMTPEHHDRVCAIVSHLPHLLAFTICGTADDLADETRSEVLEFAASGFRDFTRIAASDPIMWRDIFLSNREAILEMLSRFLEDAQAMARAIRWGDSDYIVDRIERGRSIRRSLLENRQA; translated from the coding sequence GTGACCGATTCTTCCGACGCCCCCACTCCTTTATTCGATAAACTGGTCGTCATCGGCCCGGGTCTGATCGGCGCTTCTGTTCTGCATCGCGCCCGACGCGACAAGACGATTGCGCGACAGCTGGTGGCCGTGGATATCAACCCGGCCTTCCGTGAGCGTGTGCGTGAACTCCGTATCGCCGACGAGGTTACAGGTGACGCCGCAGCCGCTGTCGCCGATGCGGACTGCGTGTTGCTCTGCGTGCCGGTCGGCGCAATGGGCGAAGTCGCCGCAACAGTCATCCCCGCCATGAAACCCGGCGCCATTCTGACGGACACCGGCTCGACCAAGGTGGCAGTTATTGAGGCCATCAGCCCTTTCCTCCGACCGGACATCCCATATGTCCCGGCTCATCCGATGGCGGGGACGGAATATTCAGGTCCGGACGCCGGTTTCGCCACGCTGTTCGATAACCGCTGGTGCCTGCTGACCCCCCTGCCTGACAGCTCATCTGAGAGCGTGGAAACCATCACAGCCCTCTGGCGGCTTTGCGGAGCCCGCACGCGGGACATGACTCCCGAGCACCATGACAGGGTATGCGCCATCGTCAGCCATCTGCCGCATCTGCTGGCCTTCACCATCTGCGGCACGGCGGATGACCTGGCCGACGAGACCCGCTCCGAAGTGCTGGAATTCGCAGCCAGCGGCTTCCGCGACTTCACACGCATCGCGGCGTCGGACCCCATCATGTGGCGGGACATTTTCCTCTCCAACCGTGAAGCCATTCTGGAGATGCTGTCACGCTTTCTGGAAGATGCCCAGGCCATGGCCCGGGCGATCCGCTGGGGCGATTCCGACTATATCGTGGACCGTATCGAGCGTGGACGCAGCATCCGCCGTAGCCTGCTGGAAAACCGTCAGGCCTGA